One Streptomyces sp. RPA4-2 genomic window carries:
- a CDS encoding polyprenyl synthetase family protein: MTVVGPFGLSVRDQALEADVQAGLAAVEEGLLEVTKSEVPFITEAAQHLLRAGGKRFRPLLVMLAAQFGDPYAPGVVPSAVVVELTHLATLYHDDVMDEADARRGVPSANTRWGNSVAVLTGDFLFARASHTLADLGPEAVRVQAEAFERLVTGQILETAGPRDGRDPVEHYLDVLSGKTGSLVAVACRFGAMMSGADETVVDVLTQYGERLGVAFQLADDVLDIASDSHESGKTPGTDLREGIPTLPVLRLRERAERLGLAEDIALCELLDSDLTDDDRHAEALARLRAHPALEQARRDTVRYAEEARAAVAPLPECDAKAALVELVDAVVHRAG; this comes from the coding sequence GTGACCGTCGTCGGGCCGTTCGGGCTGAGCGTGCGGGACCAGGCTCTCGAAGCCGATGTCCAGGCCGGATTGGCGGCTGTCGAGGAGGGCTTGCTCGAAGTCACCAAGAGCGAGGTCCCCTTCATCACGGAAGCCGCGCAGCATCTCCTGCGGGCCGGCGGGAAGCGGTTCCGTCCGCTGCTCGTGATGCTCGCGGCGCAGTTCGGTGACCCCTACGCGCCGGGTGTCGTGCCCTCGGCCGTGGTCGTCGAACTGACCCATCTCGCCACGCTGTACCACGACGACGTGATGGACGAGGCCGACGCGCGACGCGGGGTGCCCAGCGCGAACACCCGCTGGGGCAACTCGGTCGCGGTCCTCACCGGCGATTTTCTCTTCGCGCGCGCGTCGCACACGCTGGCCGACCTCGGGCCCGAGGCCGTCCGCGTCCAGGCCGAGGCGTTCGAGCGGCTGGTCACCGGACAGATCCTGGAGACGGCGGGTCCGCGTGACGGGCGGGACCCGGTCGAGCACTACCTCGACGTGCTCAGCGGCAAGACCGGTTCGCTGGTCGCCGTGGCGTGCCGGTTCGGCGCGATGATGTCCGGGGCCGACGAGACGGTCGTGGACGTGCTGACGCAGTACGGGGAGCGGCTGGGCGTGGCCTTCCAGCTGGCGGACGACGTGCTGGACATCGCGTCCGACTCGCACGAGTCGGGCAAGACGCCCGGGACGGATCTGCGCGAGGGCATTCCCACGCTGCCGGTGCTGCGGTTGCGGGAGCGGGCGGAGCGGCTCGGTCTCGCCGAGGACATCGCACTGTGCGAGCTGCTGGACTCCGACCTCACGGACGACGACCGGCACGCCGAAGCGCTGGCCCGGCTGCGGGCGCACCCGGCGCTGGAGCAGGCGCGGCGGGACACCGTGCGGTACGCGGAGGAGGCCCGGGCCGCGGTGGCTCCGTTGCCGGAGTGCGACGCGAAGGCGGCTTTGGTGGAGCTCGTGGACGCGGTGGTGCACCGGGCGGGCTGA
- a CDS encoding outer membrane lipoprotein carrier protein LolA, which yields MAPNDSDRTAGAERLRDEADEMRAGRRKAARYVVPVAVVGVAAATIGLVPALADSGDPSLPKITAQQLVEKIAKSDVQQLSGTVKISTDLGLPDLGGLENSLMSGAAQGDGGSSADPQSKLMELASGTHTLRVAADGPDKGKVSLLESAAEYSVIRNGNDVWAYDSKSNEVYHSKAPASDERRGAAPKDVPSTPKELADEALKSVDDTTSVTVDGTAQVAGRDAYKLLIKPRQSGSTVGAISVAVDAKTGVPLKFTLTPAGGGAAVVDAGFTKVDFSRPAASTFDFTPPKGAKVTEGDDLGKELGNHADKGDKGDKGANKGEGRHGKLPEASPKPGENPGKGLDGMKTIGEGWSSIVEFDTGGQGVPSGSASDNSPVSGFLDSLGDHVSGKFGSGTVFSTRLINALITDDGKVYAGAVTKSALVKAADAAQ from the coding sequence ATGGCACCGAACGATTCCGACAGGACCGCCGGGGCGGAAAGGCTGCGCGACGAGGCCGACGAGATGCGCGCCGGCCGCCGCAAGGCAGCGCGGTACGTCGTCCCGGTCGCGGTGGTGGGGGTGGCGGCGGCGACCATCGGGCTCGTCCCGGCGCTCGCCGACTCCGGTGACCCCAGCCTGCCGAAGATCACCGCGCAGCAGCTCGTCGAGAAGATCGCCAAGTCCGACGTCCAGCAGCTCTCCGGCACGGTCAAGATCAGCACCGACCTCGGGCTGCCCGATCTGGGCGGTCTGGAGAACAGCCTGATGTCCGGCGCCGCCCAGGGTGACGGCGGCTCTTCCGCCGACCCGCAGTCCAAACTCATGGAGCTGGCCTCCGGCACGCACACGCTGCGGGTCGCGGCCGACGGCCCGGACAAGGGCAAGGTCTCCCTGCTGGAGAGCGCCGCCGAGTACAGCGTCATCCGCAACGGCAACGACGTATGGGCGTACGACAGCAAGTCGAACGAGGTGTACCACTCGAAGGCGCCCGCGTCCGACGAGCGGCGCGGGGCGGCGCCCAAGGACGTCCCGAGCACGCCCAAGGAGCTCGCCGACGAGGCCCTGAAGTCGGTCGACGACACGACCTCCGTGACCGTGGACGGCACGGCGCAGGTCGCCGGCCGGGACGCTTACAAGCTGCTCATCAAGCCCAGGCAGTCCGGCTCCACGGTCGGCGCGATCAGCGTCGCGGTGGACGCCAAGACCGGGGTGCCGCTGAAGTTCACGCTCACGCCGGCCGGCGGCGGCGCGGCCGTCGTGGACGCGGGCTTCACCAAGGTCGACTTCTCCAGGCCGGCCGCCTCGACCTTCGACTTCACCCCGCCGAAGGGCGCGAAGGTCACCGAGGGCGACGACCTGGGCAAGGAACTCGGCAACCACGCCGACAAGGGCGACAAGGGCGACAAGGGCGCGAACAAGGGCGAGGGCAGGCACGGCAAGCTCCCGGAGGCCTCCCCGAAGCCCGGTGAGAACCCCGGCAAGGGGCTCGACGGCATGAAGACCATCGGTGAGGGCTGGAGCTCGATCGTCGAGTTCGACACGGGCGGCCAGGGCGTGCCCTCGGGCTCCGCGTCCGACAACAGCCCCGTCTCCGGGTTCCTGGACTCGCTCGGCGACCACGTCTCCGGCAAGTTCGGCTCGGGCACGGTCTTCTCGACCCGCCTGATCAACGCGCTGATCACGGACGACGGCAAGGTGTACGCGGGCGCCGTCACCAAGTCCGCGCTGGTGAAGGCGGCCGACGCCGCCCAGTAG